Proteins co-encoded in one Quercus robur chromosome 8, dhQueRobu3.1, whole genome shotgun sequence genomic window:
- the LOC126696576 gene encoding uncharacterized protein LOC126696576: MKFTEIKHWSHPQHTLKLVPAKEPYRCNGCKEVGFRPCYECEYKECNFHLHEECAALQRESSDYHPFLKKCDFKLVENVQGERYCDACGKDVLGFVYQCSHTKAHDLHPCCMKLQHTLNGGEVRLYLKEKLSSKSKCRKCGRKEVLKDFKGWSYESNCGQHCYHVACVKDLILDNWKKDYIYGLNDVGQTSDTALQIMVPNKEDAVEQSGGISKNGKKVNIYWRKAKIVLKLIISAIFGDPIGIIAAICFESLFSS; the protein is encoded by the coding sequence ATGAAATTCACAGAGATAAAGCATTGGAGCCACCCACAACACACTTTGAAACTTGTGCCTGCCAAGGAACCTTACCGTTGCAATGGCTGCAAAGAAGTTGGATTTAGACCTTGTTACGAGTGCGAGTACAAAGAGTGCAACTTCCATCTTCATGAGGAATGTGCGGCACTGCAGCGTGAATCCTCTGACTACCAcccatttctcaaaaaatgCGACTTCAAACTTGTTGAAAATGTACAAGGGGAGAGATATTGTGATGCTTGTGGGAAAGATGTGCTAGGGTTTGTGTACCAATGTTCGCACACGAAAGCACATGACCTACACCCATGTTGTATGAAGCTTCAACATACCTTAAATGGTGGTGAGGTGAGGCTGTACCTCAAAGAAAAGCTCTCATCAAAATCAAAGTGCAGAAAATGTGGAAGAAAGGAAGTACTTAAAGATTTCAAGGGCTGGTCTTATGAATCCAACTGTGGCCAGCATTGCTATCATGTTGCATGTGTGAAGGACTTAATCCTTGATAATTGGAAGAAGGATTATATTTATGGACTAAATGATGTGGGTCAGACAAGTGACACGGCGTTGCAAATTATGGTTCCGAATAAGGAAGACGCAGTAGAACAAAGTGGAGGAATAAGCAAGAATGGAAAGAAGGTTAATATATATTGGAGGAAGGCTAAAATTGTTCTCAAGCTTATTATTTCAGCCATCTTTGGAGATCCAATTGGGATAATTGCTGCAATATGTTTTGAATCGTTATTTTCAAGTTGA